One Fusobacterium nucleatum genomic window carries:
- a CDS encoding PolC-type DNA polymerase III — translation MNNRQIIIEPNMEVFSKLGVKSIEIKNILLNTRIKRITFNCSVSSMNCIDDIDIIYKDVLSKFGRELEIEFITDNKNLSLKDEEIKTIAIRAIERLKTKNTTSKSFLCFYKLYVKDNYIIIELNDENTKFMLEEVKISSKIESILNEYGLKDYKIVFSIGDFSKEISNIEEKIKIDLEKQQDSINAEREKIVKTNSTSETQVYKAKNDFKRGFKTKEIKGETISIKDFYDLYDGETCIVKGEVFSMEDMTLKSGKTLRTIRITDGESSLTSKIFLDEDDKLNIHEGMLLKLSGKLQLDTYAGNEKTLMINSINILEKENTKKEDTTEEKMVELHAHTKMSEMVGVTDVEDIIKRAKEYGHKAIAITDYSVVHSYPAAFKTAKKFSTDEEKMKAIFGCEMYMIDDEAPMVTNPKDKKIDEEEFVVFDIETTGLNSHTNEIIEIGAVKIKAGRIVDRYSQLINPGRPIPYHITEITSITDEQVANEPRIDEVIGKFVEFVGDATLVAHNAPFDMGFIKRDIKKYLNIDLQSSVIDTLQMARDLFPDLKKYGLGDLNKTLGLALEKHHRAVDDSQATANMFTIFLDKYKEKGLEYMKDINVGFEVNVKKQSLKNIMLLVKTQDGLKNMYKLVSESHIKYFGNKKARIPKSVLAENREGLIIGSSLTAHFMNTGELADLYLRHDLEKLEEAAKFYDYIELLPKSTYNELIEKDGTGALGSYDEVEKMNKYFYDLGKKLGILVTASSNVHYLDENEDIIRSILLYGSGTVYSPRQYNVNNGFYFRTTNEMLEEFSYLGKDEAKEVIVTNTNKISDMVESGIKPIPEGFYPPKMENAEEIVRTMTYEKAYRIYGDPLPDIVSARLERELNAIINNGFSVLYLSAQKLVKKSLDNGYLVGSRGSVGSSLVAFMMGITEVNALYPHYICDNPECKHSEFIEREGVGIDLPDKDCPKCGAKLRKDGYSIPFEVFMGFKGDKVPDIDLNFSGEYQSEIHRYCEELFGKENVFKAGTISTLAEKNAEAYVRKYFEDNNLNAVKAEIIRLGRLCQGAKKTTGQHPGGMVIVPQGNSIFEFCPVQKPANDETSESITTHYDYHVMDEQLVKLDILGHDDPTTIKLLQEYTNMEIKDIPLADKDTLKIFSSTESLGVTPEQIGTEIGTYGIPEFGTGFVRQMLIDTRPTTFAELVRISGLSHGTDVWLNNAQEFVRNGQATLSQIITVRDDIMNYLIDQGLDNGDAFKIMEFVRKGKPSKELEEWEKYSAMMKEKEVPEWYIESCRRIKYMFPKGHAVAYVMMAMRIAYFKVHQPLAFYAAFLSRKADDFDMEVMSRGILAKQKIEELSKEPKLDPKKKNEQAICEIVVEMEARGIELLPVDIYLSDGEKFTIENEKIRIPLIGINGLGGAAIYAIVKEREEGKFISVEDLKRRTKMSQPVVDKLKNIGAISSLSETNQISLF, via the coding sequence ATGAATAATAGACAAATTATTATAGAGCCTAATATGGAAGTTTTTTCTAAGTTAGGTGTTAAAAGTATAGAAATAAAAAATATTCTCTTAAATACAAGGATTAAGAGGATAACTTTTAATTGTTCTGTATCATCTATGAATTGTATAGATGATATAGATATAATATATAAAGATGTCCTTTCAAAATTTGGAAGAGAACTGGAAATAGAGTTTATAACAGATAATAAAAATTTATCTTTAAAAGATGAAGAAATAAAAACTATTGCAATTAGGGCTATAGAAAGGTTGAAAACTAAAAATACAACCTCTAAGTCCTTTTTGTGTTTTTATAAGCTATATGTTAAAGATAATTATATAATAATAGAACTTAATGATGAGAATACAAAATTTATGTTAGAAGAAGTAAAAATTTCTTCTAAAATAGAAAGTATTTTAAATGAATATGGGCTTAAAGATTATAAAATTGTTTTTAGTATTGGAGATTTTTCAAAAGAAATTTCAAATATTGAAGAAAAAATTAAGATTGATTTAGAAAAACAACAAGACTCTATAAATGCTGAAAGAGAAAAAATAGTAAAGACTAATTCTACTTCTGAAACACAAGTATATAAAGCTAAAAATGACTTTAAAAGAGGCTTTAAAACAAAAGAGATAAAAGGAGAAACTATCTCAATAAAAGATTTTTATGATTTATATGATGGCGAAACTTGTATAGTTAAGGGAGAAGTTTTTTCAATGGAAGATATGACATTAAAAAGTGGAAAAACCTTAAGAACTATAAGAATTACAGATGGAGAAAGTTCTCTTACTTCCAAAATATTTTTAGATGAAGATGACAAATTAAATATTCATGAAGGAATGCTTTTAAAATTAAGCGGTAAGCTTCAATTGGATACCTATGCAGGAAATGAAAAAACTTTAATGATTAATTCTATAAATATCTTAGAAAAAGAAAATACAAAAAAAGAAGATACAACAGAAGAAAAAATGGTTGAGTTACATGCACATACAAAAATGAGTGAAATGGTTGGAGTAACTGATGTTGAAGATATCATAAAAAGAGCTAAGGAATATGGACATAAAGCAATAGCTATTACAGATTATTCAGTTGTACACTCTTATCCAGCTGCATTTAAAACAGCTAAAAAGTTTTCAACAGATGAGGAAAAAATGAAAGCTATTTTTGGTTGTGAAATGTATATGATAGATGATGAAGCACCTATGGTTACCAATCCAAAAGATAAAAAAATTGATGAAGAAGAATTTGTAGTATTTGATATAGAAACCACTGGTTTAAATTCACATACTAATGAAATTATAGAAATTGGGGCAGTAAAAATAAAAGCTGGAAGAATAGTAGATAGATATTCACAACTTATCAATCCAGGAAGACCCATTCCATATCATATCACAGAAATTACAAGTATAACAGATGAACAAGTTGCTAATGAACCTAGAATAGATGAAGTTATTGGAAAATTTGTAGAATTTGTTGGAGATGCAACTTTAGTTGCACATAATGCACCTTTTGATATGGGATTTATTAAAAGAGATATTAAAAAATACTTAAATATAGACTTACAATCTTCTGTGATTGATACCTTACAAATGGCAAGAGATTTATTTCCTGATTTAAAAAAATATGGATTGGGAGATTTGAATAAAACCTTAGGTTTAGCGCTTGAAAAACACCATAGAGCTGTTGATGACTCACAAGCAACTGCAAATATGTTTACTATATTCTTAGATAAGTATAAAGAAAAAGGCTTAGAATATATGAAGGATATCAATGTAGGTTTTGAAGTTAATGTTAAGAAACAATCTCTAAAAAATATTATGCTCTTAGTGAAAACTCAAGATGGTTTAAAAAATATGTATAAATTAGTTTCTGAATCACATATAAAATACTTTGGTAATAAGAAGGCTAGAATACCAAAATCTGTTTTAGCTGAAAATAGAGAAGGACTTATAATTGGAAGCTCTTTAACTGCACATTTTATGAATACAGGAGAGCTTGCTGATTTATATTTAAGACACGATTTAGAAAAATTAGAGGAAGCAGCAAAATTTTATGACTACATAGAATTATTACCTAAATCAACTTATAATGAACTTATTGAAAAAGATGGAACAGGTGCACTAGGTTCTTATGATGAAGTTGAAAAAATGAATAAGTATTTTTATGACTTAGGAAAAAAACTTGGAATTTTAGTAACTGCTAGCTCTAATGTTCATTATCTTGATGAAAATGAGGATATAATAAGATCTATTTTATTATATGGTAGTGGAACTGTATATAGTCCAAGACAATATAATGTAAATAATGGATTTTATTTTAGGACAACTAATGAAATGTTAGAAGAATTTAGCTATTTAGGTAAAGATGAAGCAAAAGAAGTTATTGTAACAAATACAAATAAAATATCTGATATGGTAGAAAGTGGAATAAAACCTATACCAGAAGGCTTCTATCCACCTAAAATGGAAAATGCAGAAGAAATTGTTAGAACTATGACTTATGAAAAGGCGTATAGAATATATGGAGATCCTTTACCTGACATTGTTTCAGCAAGATTAGAAAGAGAATTAAACGCTATCATAAATAATGGTTTCTCTGTATTGTATTTATCTGCTCAAAAACTAGTAAAAAAATCTTTGGATAATGGTTACTTAGTTGGTTCAAGAGGTTCAGTTGGTTCTTCACTTGTTGCATTTATGATGGGAATAACAGAGGTTAATGCTCTATATCCTCATTATATCTGTGATAACCCTGAGTGTAAACACTCTGAATTTATTGAAAGAGAAGGAGTGGGAATAGATTTACCAGATAAAGATTGTCCAAAATGTGGAGCTAAATTAAGAAAAGATGGATATTCAATCCCTTTTGAAGTCTTTATGGGATTCAAAGGAGATAAAGTACCAGATATAGACTTAAACTTCTCAGGAGAATATCAATCTGAAATCCATAGATATTGTGAAGAACTATTTGGTAAGGAGAACGTATTTAAAGCTGGAACTATCTCAACTCTTGCTGAAAAAAATGCAGAAGCTTATGTAAGAAAATATTTTGAAGATAATAATCTGAATGCAGTAAAAGCTGAAATTATAAGATTGGGTAGACTTTGTCAGGGAGCTAAGAAAACAACAGGACAACATCCAGGAGGAATGGTAATAGTCCCACAAGGAAATTCTATTTTTGAATTTTGTCCTGTACAAAAACCAGCTAATGATGAAACAAGTGAGTCTATAACAACTCATTATGATTATCATGTAATGGATGAACAGTTAGTAAAACTTGATATACTTGGGCATGATGACCCTACAACAATAAAGCTTTTACAAGAATATACAAATATGGAAATTAAAGATATTCCACTTGCTGATAAAGATACCTTAAAAATCTTTTCGTCAACTGAATCTTTGGGAGTTACTCCTGAACAGATAGGAACAGAGATAGGAACTTATGGAATACCAGAATTTGGTACAGGTTTTGTAAGACAAATGCTTATAGACACAAGACCTACAACTTTTGCAGAGCTTGTAAGAATATCAGGACTTTCACATGGTACAGATGTTTGGCTTAATAATGCACAAGAATTTGTAAGAAATGGTCAAGCAACTTTATCACAAATAATAACAGTGAGAGATGATATTATGAACTATTTAATAGACCAAGGTTTAGATAATGGTGATGCATTTAAGATAATGGAATTTGTAAGAAAAGGGAAACCTTCAAAAGAATTAGAAGAATGGGAAAAATATTCTGCTATGATGAAAGAAAAAGAAGTTCCAGAGTGGTATATTGAATCTTGCAGAAGAATAAAATATATGTTCCCTAAGGGACATGCTGTTGCCTATGTTATGATGGCTATGAGAATAGCATATTTTAAAGTTCATCAACCACTTGCATTTTATGCAGCTTTCTTATCAAGAAAAGCAGATGATTTTGATATGGAAGTTATGAGCAGAGGAATTCTTGCAAAACAAAAAATTGAAGAATTATCAAAAGAACCTAAATTAGATCCTAAGAAAAAAAATGAACAGGCTATATGTGAAATTGTAGTAGAGATGGAAGCAAGAGGCATAGAACTTTTACCAGTTGATATATATTTATCAGATGGTGAAAAATTTACAATAGAAAATGAAAAAATTAGAATACCTTTAATTGGAATAAATGGACTAGGAGGAGCAGCTATTTATGCCATAGTCAAGGAAAGAGAAGAAGGAAAATTTATTTCAGTTGAAGATTTAAAAAGAAGAACAAAAATGTCTCAACCTGTTGTAGACAAATTAAAAAATATTGGAGCAATTTCAAGTTTAAGTGAAACAAATCAAATTTCTTTATTTTAA
- a CDS encoding DUF2156 domain-containing protein has translation MWQKLTIESKNSIEEYTKNRFEICDLSFSNLLLWSIGENTEYEIENDILTIRSIYMGEVYYYMPIPKNDTPENIEKMKEKIREILKENVAIHYFTEYWYEKLKNDFNLQEKRDYEDYIYSYESLSTLKGRHYAKKKNRVANFRKSYEYSYEHINKDNINEIIDFQKKWYEIHSESGEEILKNENEGILNLLKNYEKLDLKGGFLKVNNHVIAYSLGEALTDKMVLVHTEKALIDYIGSYQAINMIYLQEEWQGYELVNREDDFGDEGLREAKMSYKPLYLQKKYSIEKNM, from the coding sequence ATGTGGCAAAAATTAACAATAGAATCTAAAAATTCTATTGAAGAATATACCAAGAATAGATTTGAAATATGTGATTTAAGTTTTTCTAATTTATTATTATGGAGTATTGGGGAAAATACAGAATATGAAATAGAAAATGATATTTTAACTATCAGAAGTATCTATATGGGAGAGGTATATTATTATATGCCTATCCCTAAAAATGATACTCCTGAAAATATAGAAAAGATGAAAGAAAAAATAAGAGAAATTTTAAAAGAAAATGTAGCAATACACTATTTCACAGAGTATTGGTATGAAAAACTAAAAAATGATTTTAATTTACAAGAAAAAAGGGATTATGAAGACTATATTTATTCTTATGAAAGTTTATCAACCTTAAAGGGTAGACATTATGCTAAGAAAAAAAATAGAGTAGCTAATTTTAGAAAAAGTTATGAATATTCTTATGAGCATATAAATAAAGATAATATCAACGAAATTATAGATTTTCAAAAGAAATGGTATGAAATTCATTCAGAATCAGGTGAAGAAATTCTAAAAAATGAGAATGAAGGAATTTTAAATCTTTTAAAGAATTATGAAAAACTAGATTTAAAAGGTGGGTTTCTAAAAGTTAATAATCATGTTATTGCTTATAGTTTAGGAGAGGCTTTAACTGATAAAATGGTATTAGTTCATACAGAAAAAGCTTTAATTGACTATATAGGAAGTTATCAAGCAATAAATATGATATATTTACAAGAAGAATGGCAAGGCTATGAATTAGTAAATAGAGAAGATGATTTTGGTGATGAAGGTTTAAGAGAAGCTAAAATGTCTTATAAACCTCTTTATTTACAAAAGAAATACAGCATTGAAAAAAATATGTAA
- a CDS encoding Na/Pi cotransporter family protein — MYLKIILQLIGGLGLFLYGMEHMSTSMQKIAGPKLKKILASLTNNRVLGILVGIIITALVQSSSVSTVMTVGFVNASLLTLKQALGVILGANIGTTITGWLLVLDIGKYGLPIVGLASILYMFMKKEKARTNLSALIGVGLIFFGLQLMSQALSPLKDMPEFIEMFKMFKVDSYFGLLKVAATGAIITALIQSSAATIGITIALATQGLIDYSAAVALVLGENVGTTVTALLASIGAKPNAKRAAYAHTLINLIGVIWVTSIFRIYLHFLNLFIDPVNHMGAAIAAAHTIFNISNVIILTPFVSLLDKFLLFVVKDTGENELRVTKLASLKMTLPSVIIEQTKIEVNSMVDMIENVFLKLEESLKEKDKIAKYNDNIIEAEDKLDLYEKEIYDSNFSLLSKSLSKELIEDTRMNLLACDEYETIGDYQNRIANRLFMLYENSIELDEVRAKMAFKLHSLSVELFNDISRAVRTNEKELYPIGMKKYQALKAYYKEVKREHFSRAENIPARLNTGYLDIINYYKRIADHTYNIIEYVMKI; from the coding sequence ATGTATTTAAAAATTATATTACAACTTATTGGTGGTTTAGGATTGTTTCTATATGGTATGGAACATATGTCAACAAGTATGCAAAAAATTGCAGGACCAAAGCTAAAAAAGATTTTAGCTTCTTTAACTAATAATAGAGTTTTAGGAATTTTAGTAGGTATTATTATAACTGCTTTGGTACAATCATCATCTGTTAGTACAGTTATGACTGTTGGTTTTGTAAATGCTTCTCTTTTAACTTTAAAACAAGCATTAGGTGTTATTTTAGGAGCTAACATAGGAACAACTATAACTGGTTGGTTATTAGTATTAGATATAGGTAAATATGGACTTCCTATAGTTGGACTAGCTTCTATTCTATATATGTTTATGAAGAAAGAAAAAGCTAGAACTAATTTAAGTGCATTAATTGGAGTTGGATTAATATTTTTTGGTTTACAACTTATGAGTCAAGCACTTAGCCCTTTAAAAGATATGCCTGAATTTATTGAAATGTTTAAGATGTTTAAAGTTGACTCATATTTTGGTTTACTTAAAGTAGCAGCAACTGGTGCAATTATAACAGCTCTAATCCAATCTTCAGCAGCAACTATTGGTATAACAATAGCACTTGCTACACAAGGGCTTATTGATTATTCAGCAGCAGTTGCTTTGGTTTTAGGAGAAAATGTTGGAACTACTGTAACAGCACTACTTGCTTCAATAGGAGCAAAACCTAATGCAAAAAGAGCAGCTTATGCACATACATTGATAAATTTAATAGGTGTTATTTGGGTAACTTCTATATTTAGAATTTATTTACATTTTTTAAATCTTTTTATTGATCCTGTAAATCATATGGGAGCAGCAATAGCAGCTGCACATACAATATTTAATATAAGTAATGTTATTATTTTAACTCCTTTTGTAAGTCTTCTGGATAAATTTTTATTATTTGTAGTAAAAGATACTGGTGAAAATGAATTGAGAGTAACTAAACTAGCTTCTTTAAAAATGACTTTACCTAGTGTAATAATAGAACAAACTAAAATAGAAGTGAATTCTATGGTAGATATGATAGAAAATGTATTCTTAAAATTAGAAGAATCTTTGAAAGAAAAAGATAAAATTGCTAAGTATAATGATAATATAATTGAAGCAGAAGATAAATTGGACTTGTATGAAAAAGAAATCTACGATTCAAACTTCTCTTTATTAAGTAAATCTTTAAGTAAAGAGCTAATAGAAGATACTAGAATGAACTTATTAGCTTGTGATGAATATGAAACTATTGGTGACTACCAAAATAGGATAGCAAATAGGCTTTTTATGCTTTATGAAAACTCTATTGAACTTGATGAAGTAAGGGCAAAAATGGCTTTTAAACTTCATTCTCTTTCAGTTGAACTCTTTAATGATATAAGTAGAGCAGTTAGAACAAATGAAAAAGAACTATATCCTATTGGTATGAAAAAATATCAAGCTTTAAAAGCTTACTATAAGGAAGTAAAAAGAGAGCATTTTTCTAGAGCTGAAAATATACCAGCAAGGTTAAATACTGGCTATTTAGATATTATCAACTATTATAAAAGAATTGCAGACCATACTTATAATATTATTGAATATGTAATGAAAATATAA
- a CDS encoding serine/threonine protein kinase — protein MKKLLSKVVLFLILSLTAFSYNFPIDDPYSATIIGSATMMTPGVSENIPLKVYEIQIKDKKEIPDVFWYASKFKFSFSKQKNKKAPLIFVLAGTGSDYSATRVKFMQRIFHDAGYHTIAISSQMSQQFMISASTNAIPGMLIRDNEDIYKAMKLAYNKIKDQVDVTDFYIMGYSLGGANAAVLSYIDEKEKSFNFKRVFMVNPPVELYDSAVKLDKYLDDYTGGKSVGIERLLNTTLARVKGGLTSEYANIGADTIYEIVKGDILSETEKKAYIGLAFRLTSTDLNFISDFITKSHIYTKNPEKVDKFTNMKEYFKAVNFATFEDYVNKIGFPYYKKYNKDFTIEDLKREASLRVIEDYLRTSPKIAAVTNADELILNEKDIDYLKDVFKDRLIIYPKGGHCGNMFYKENVDVMLKFINEGVLKYEN, from the coding sequence TTGAAAAAATTATTAAGTAAAGTAGTATTATTTTTAATACTATCATTAACAGCATTTTCATATAATTTTCCAATAGATGATCCCTATTCGGCAACTATTATAGGAAGTGCAACAATGATGACACCAGGAGTTAGTGAGAATATACCACTAAAAGTATATGAAATACAAATAAAAGATAAAAAAGAAATTCCTGATGTATTTTGGTATGCAAGCAAATTTAAATTTTCTTTTAGTAAACAAAAGAATAAAAAAGCACCTTTAATCTTTGTTTTAGCTGGAACAGGTTCAGATTATAGTGCAACAAGAGTTAAATTTATGCAAAGAATATTCCATGATGCAGGATATCACACAATAGCAATAAGTTCTCAAATGAGCCAACAATTTATGATTTCTGCCTCAACAAATGCTATTCCTGGTATGCTTATTAGAGATAATGAAGACATTTATAAGGCTATGAAACTTGCCTATAATAAGATTAAAGATCAAGTAGATGTTACAGATTTCTATATAATGGGGTATAGTTTAGGTGGAGCTAATGCTGCAGTTTTATCATATATAGATGAAAAAGAAAAATCTTTTAACTTTAAAAGAGTATTTATGGTAAACCCACCTGTTGAATTATATGATTCAGCAGTAAAATTAGATAAGTACTTAGATGACTATACTGGTGGAAAATCAGTAGGAATAGAAAGATTGTTAAATACAACTTTAGCAAGAGTTAAAGGAGGATTAACAAGTGAATATGCTAATATTGGTGCTGATACTATTTATGAAATAGTAAAAGGAGATATATTGTCAGAGACAGAAAAAAAAGCATATATAGGTTTAGCTTTTAGATTGACTTCAACTGATTTAAACTTTATTTCAGACTTTATAACTAAAAGTCATATATATACAAAAAATCCAGAAAAAGTTGATAAATTTACAAATATGAAAGAATACTTTAAAGCGGTTAATTTTGCAACTTTTGAAGATTATGTTAATAAAATAGGTTTTCCATATTATAAGAAATATAATAAAGATTTTACTATTGAAGATTTAAAAAGAGAAGCAAGTTTAAGGGTTATAGAAGATTACTTAAGAACTTCTCCTAAAATTGCTGCTGTAACAAATGCTGATGAATTAATTTTAAATGAAAAAGATATTGACTATTTGAAAGATGTATTTAAAGATAGATTAATTATTTATCCTAAGGGAGGACATTGCGGAAATATGTTCTATAAGGAAAATGTGGATGTTATGCTAAAATTTATAAATGAGGGGGTTTTAAAATATGAAAATTAA
- the pepV gene encoding dipeptidase PepV, with translation MDLKEKVLDYKDEVVKEIQNAVRVRSVKEAPLPGMPFGEGPAKALDHFMDLARKLGFKAEKFDNYAMHIDMGEGKETLGILAHVDVVPEGDNWTYPPYSGTIADGKIFGRGTLDDKGPAVISLFAMKAIADAEIKLNKKIRMILGADEESGSACLKYYFGELKMPYPDIAFTPDSSFPVTYAEKGSIRVKIKKKFNTLQDVVIKGGNAFNSVPNEANGVIPVDMLGEVKNKNKVEFVREGNIYKVFSAGIPAHGAYPSKGYNAVSALFEVLKDFEIKNEELKGLVTFFDKFIKMETDGKSFGIKCTDGETGELTLNLGKINLENNELEIWIDMRVPVKVKNEQIIETIKKNTEDYGYEFLLHSNTQPLYVAKDSFLVSTLMNIYKELTGDNDAEPVVIGGGTYAKYAKNAVAFGALLPDQEDRMHQRDEYLEISKIDKLLQIYVEAIYRLAK, from the coding sequence ATGGATTTAAAAGAAAAAGTTTTAGATTACAAAGACGAGGTTGTAAAAGAAATTCAAAATGCAGTTAGAGTAAGAAGTGTTAAAGAAGCACCTTTACCTGGAATGCCTTTTGGTGAAGGACCTGCAAAAGCACTTGATCATTTTATGGATTTAGCTAGAAAATTAGGCTTTAAAGCTGAAAAATTTGATAACTATGCAATGCACATAGATATGGGAGAAGGAAAAGAAACATTAGGAATACTTGCCCATGTTGATGTAGTTCCAGAAGGTGATAACTGGACTTATCCTCCATACTCAGGAACTATAGCTGATGGAAAAATTTTTGGTAGAGGAACATTAGATGATAAAGGACCTGCTGTAATTTCATTATTTGCTATGAAAGCAATAGCAGATGCAGAAATAAAATTAAATAAAAAAATTAGAATGATATTAGGAGCAGATGAAGAAAGTGGAAGTGCTTGCTTAAAATATTATTTTGGAGAGTTAAAAATGCCTTACCCTGATATTGCATTTACACCAGATTCAAGTTTTCCAGTAACTTATGCAGAAAAAGGAAGTATAAGAGTTAAAATAAAGAAAAAATTTAACACTCTACAAGATGTAGTAATAAAAGGTGGAAATGCTTTTAACTCTGTTCCAAATGAAGCCAATGGAGTAATTCCTGTTGATATGCTTGGGGAAGTTAAAAATAAGAATAAAGTTGAATTTGTAAGAGAAGGAAATATATATAAAGTATTTTCAGCAGGTATTCCAGCACATGGAGCATATCCAAGTAAAGGATACAATGCAGTGTCAGCACTATTTGAAGTTTTAAAAGATTTTGAAATCAAAAATGAAGAATTAAAAGGTTTAGTTACATTCTTTGATAAATTTATAAAAATGGAAACTGATGGAAAATCTTTTGGAATTAAATGTACAGATGGAGAAACAGGAGAATTAACTTTAAATTTAGGAAAAATAAATTTAGAAAATAATGAACTTGAAATCTGGATAGATATGAGAGTGCCTGTTAAAGTTAAAAATGAACAAATAATAGAAACTATTAAGAAAAATACAGAAGATTATGGTTATGAATTTTTATTACATTCAAATACTCAACCTTTATATGTTGCAAAAGATAGTTTCTTAGTTTCAACTTTAATGAATATCTACAAAGAATTAACTGGGGATAATGATGCAGAACCAGTAGTAATAGGTGGTGGAACTTATGCTAAATATGCAAAAAATGCTGTTGCTTTTGGTGCTTTACTTCCAGATCAAGAAGATAGAATGCACCAAAGAGATGAATATTTAGAAATATCAAAGATAGATAAACTTCTTCAAATATATGTAGAAGCAATTTATAGATTAGCAAAATAG
- a CDS encoding VacJ family lipoprotein: MKIKNLLLLSVLSLTLVSCSNTNEVNKSNTDYSETSNVVYANPGESNFIADEPDPWEPFNRRMYYFNYQIERLLITPIVNTYKFITPDFVEDRVSNFFKNAKVLNTMANSAFQFKGRKSMRALGRFTINTILGLGGLFDVASKMGMPKPHEDFGLTLAYYGVGRGPYLVLPILGPTYLRDAFGMGVDSVVAGKTDIYKRMDLFSSSNAGLTVLRGVDMRKNIDFNYHQTNSPFEYEYVRFLYSKYRGIQEAASKQ; encoded by the coding sequence ATGAAAATTAAAAACTTATTATTACTTAGTGTTTTAAGCCTAACTCTAGTTTCTTGTAGTAATACAAATGAAGTTAATAAATCTAACACAGATTATTCAGAGACTAGTAATGTTGTATATGCTAATCCTGGCGAAAGTAACTTTATAGCTGATGAACCTGATCCATGGGAGCCATTTAATAGAAGAATGTATTACTTTAATTATCAAATAGAAAGACTGTTAATAACACCTATTGTCAATACATATAAGTTTATTACTCCTGATTTTGTTGAAGATAGAGTAAGTAATTTCTTTAAAAATGCAAAAGTATTAAATACCATGGCTAACTCTGCTTTCCAATTTAAAGGAAGAAAATCCATGAGAGCCTTAGGAAGATTTACAATTAATACTATATTAGGTTTAGGAGGACTTTTTGATGTAGCTTCAAAAATGGGAATGCCTAAACCTCATGAAGATTTTGGATTGACACTTGCATATTATGGAGTAGGTAGAGGACCTTATTTAGTACTTCCAATTCTAGGACCTACATATCTAAGAGATGCTTTTGGAATGGGTGTTGATAGTGTTGTAGCTGGAAAAACAGATATATATAAAAGAATGGATTTATTCAGTTCGTCAAATGCTGGTTTAACTGTATTAAGAGGTGTTGATATGAGAAAGAATATTGATTTCAATTATCATCAAACAAATTCACCTTTTGAATATGAATATGTAAGATTTTTATATAGTAAATATAGAGGAATACAAGAAGCAGCAAGTAAACAATAA